The Pocillopora verrucosa isolate sample1 chromosome 14, ASM3666991v2, whole genome shotgun sequence genome has a segment encoding these proteins:
- the LOC131789743 gene encoding uncharacterized protein isoform X6, which produces MFGSSQNTTFGTGANRPSMFGSSQNTTFGTGANRPSMFGSSQNTTFGTGANRPSMFGSSQNTTFGTGATFSSGLSSGSTSNLFGGFGSTAAPGLFGQESTTQEKSSNSGTDVKFIVVKGTDSIIENGITINMSVGYQCITFMSTYNRKSLEELRIEDYYNTGRACIPAEAEENSSEEPSEFEKALEKQKKYICPEHDEVLKVYCHTDNCLICLVCQAYGEHTDHKCELVVNMATGAREELFSETKKLEDHFELIKKSRRKLKDKKDSILQTQLYLRDRVAKHMALLRTCLNSGERALKSEIDDKTNEKIAPMDAQDRVMANVEEKCDLAYSLIEKCKKNDTALVEEKPNIFKLIEEVSSFIQKCELESVETDSLTCYFEYKLFDMLKTQIGGVRVLKPGKKEGSIYGFNEHEMLEEGKTKDAEVQTDADDHQERTDHAHSEISPQGLDVAVDFGAVGGKTSLLMDPDLPISTDSQSSSDVITGLLDGILEKVDRLAVADGDDDIAGDKQEIETDD; this is translated from the exons ATGTTTGGATCTTCGCAAAATACAACCTTTGGCACAGGAGCAA ATCGTCCGAGCATGTTTGGATCTTCGCAAAATACAACCTTTGGCACAGGAGCAA ATCGTCCGAGCATGTTTGGATCTTCGCAAAATACAACCTTTGGCACAGGAGCAA ATCGTCCGAGCATGTTTGGATCTTCGCAAAATACAACCTTTGGCACAGGAGCAA CTTTTTCAAGTGGCTTGTCCTCCGGAAGTACATCCAACTTGTTTGGAGGGTTTGGAAGTACAGCTGCTCCAGGTCTTTTTGGACAAGAATCAACTACTCAGG AAAAATCAAGTAACAGTGGGACAGATGTTAAGTTCATT GTTGTCAAAGGCACTGACTCTATCATTGAGAATGGCATAACCATCAACATGAGTGTCGGATATCAATGTATCACTTTTATGTCAACTTATAATAGGAAGAGCTTAGAG GAGCTCAGAATAGAAGATTACTATAACACAGGGCGCGCATGTATACCAGCTGAAG CGgaggaaaattcaagtgaagAGCCTTCAGAATTCGAAAAGGCCTTGGAAAAGCAGAAGAAATACATTTGTCCGGAGCACGATGAAGTTTTGAAAGTGTACTGTCACACTGATAATTGTCTTATTTGCCTAGTCTGTCAG GCATATGGCGAACATACCGATCATAAATGTGAGCTTGTTGTCAACATGGCCACCGGAGCACGAGAGGAACTTTTCAGCGAAACTAAAAAGTTAGAGGATCATTTCGAGTTGATCAAGAAGTCTAGAAGGAAACTAAAGGATAAGAAAGACTCCATTTTGCAAACTCAACTTTACCTACGTGACAGAGTTGCGAAACACATGGCTTTGCTAAGAACATGCTTGAATAGCGGAGAGAGAGCGCTGAAGAGTGAGATTGATGACAAAACTAACGAGAAGATAGCACCCATGGACGCTCAGGATAG AGTCATGGCAAATGTTGAAGAGAAGTGTGATTTGGCTTACTCTTTGATCGAGAAGTGCAAAAAGAATGACACTGCTTTGGTCGAGGAGAAGCCTAACATTTTTAAACTTATTGAAGAGGTGTCGTCTTTCATTCAGAAATGTGAACTGGAATCCGTGGAAACAGACAGTCTGACATGTTACTTCGAGTATAAACTCTTTGATATGCTTAAAACACAGATTGGTGGAGTGAGGGTGTTGAAGCCAGGCAAAAAAG AGGGCTCTATCTACGGCTTCAACGAGCATGAGATGTTGGAGGAAGGGAAAACCAAAGATGCAGAGGTTCAGACCGACGCCGACGATCACCAGGAAAGAACAGATCATGCACATTCTGAAATTTCCCCGCAAGGACTAGATGTAGCCGTTGACTTTGGCGCGGTGGGAGGCAAGACTTCATTGCTTATGGATCCTGACCTACCGATATCAACAGATTCCCAAAGCTCTAGTGACGTTATAACTGGATTACTGGATGGGATACTTGAAAAAGTTGACAGGCTCGCAG ttgcgGATGGTGATGATGACATTGCTGGTGATAAACAAGAGATCGAGACTGACGATTAA
- the LOC131789743 gene encoding uncharacterized protein isoform X12, which translates to MFGSSQNTTFGTGANRPSIFGSSQNTTFGTGANRPSMFGSSQNTTFGTGATFSSGLSSGSTSNLFGGFGSTAAPGLFGQESTTQEKSSNSGTDVKFIVVKGTDSIIENGITINMSVGYQCITFMSTYNRKSLEELRIEDYYNTGRACIPAEAEENSSEEPSEFEKALEKQKKYICPEHDEVLKVYCHTDNCLICLVCQAYGEHTDHKCELVVNMATGAREELFSETKKLEDHFELIKKSRRKLKDKKDSILQTQLYLRDRVAKHMALLRTCLNSGERALKSEIDDKTNEKIAPMDAQDRVMANVEEKCDLAYSLIEKCKKNDTALVEEKPNIFKLIEEVSSFIQKCELESVETDSLTCYFEYKLFDMLKTQIGGVRVLKPGKKEGSIYGFNEHEMLEEGKTKDAEVQTDADDHQERTDHAHSEISPQGLDVAVDFGAVGGKTSLLMDPDLPISTDSQSSSDVITGLLDGILEKVDRLAVADGDDDIAGDKQEIETDD; encoded by the exons ATGTTTGGATCTTCGCAAAATACAACCTTTGGCACAGGAGCAA ATCGTCCGAGCATATTTGGATCTTCGCAAAATACAACCTTTGGCACAGGAGCAA ATCGTCCGAGCATGTTTGGATCTTCGCAAAATACAACCTTTGGCACAGGAGCAA CTTTTTCAAGTGGCTTGTCCTCCGGAAGTACATCCAACTTGTTTGGAGGGTTTGGAAGTACAGCTGCTCCAGGTCTTTTTGGACAAGAATCAACTACTCAGG AAAAATCAAGTAACAGTGGGACAGATGTTAAGTTCATT GTTGTCAAAGGCACTGACTCTATCATTGAGAATGGCATAACCATCAACATGAGTGTCGGATATCAATGTATCACTTTTATGTCAACTTATAATAGGAAGAGCTTAGAG GAGCTCAGAATAGAAGATTACTATAACACAGGGCGCGCATGTATACCAGCTGAAG CGgaggaaaattcaagtgaagAGCCTTCAGAATTCGAAAAGGCCTTGGAAAAGCAGAAGAAATACATTTGTCCGGAGCACGATGAAGTTTTGAAAGTGTACTGTCACACTGATAATTGTCTTATTTGCCTAGTCTGTCAG GCATATGGCGAACATACCGATCATAAATGTGAGCTTGTTGTCAACATGGCCACCGGAGCACGAGAGGAACTTTTCAGCGAAACTAAAAAGTTAGAGGATCATTTCGAGTTGATCAAGAAGTCTAGAAGGAAACTAAAGGATAAGAAAGACTCCATTTTGCAAACTCAACTTTACCTACGTGACAGAGTTGCGAAACACATGGCTTTGCTAAGAACATGCTTGAATAGCGGAGAGAGAGCGCTGAAGAGTGAGATTGATGACAAAACTAACGAGAAGATAGCACCCATGGACGCTCAGGATAG AGTCATGGCAAATGTTGAAGAGAAGTGTGATTTGGCTTACTCTTTGATCGAGAAGTGCAAAAAGAATGACACTGCTTTGGTCGAGGAGAAGCCTAACATTTTTAAACTTATTGAAGAGGTGTCGTCTTTCATTCAGAAATGTGAACTGGAATCCGTGGAAACAGACAGTCTGACATGTTACTTCGAGTATAAACTCTTTGATATGCTTAAAACACAGATTGGTGGAGTGAGGGTGTTGAAGCCAGGCAAAAAAG AGGGCTCTATCTACGGCTTCAACGAGCATGAGATGTTGGAGGAAGGGAAAACCAAAGATGCAGAGGTTCAGACCGACGCCGACGATCACCAGGAAAGAACAGATCATGCACATTCTGAAATTTCCCCGCAAGGACTAGATGTAGCCGTTGACTTTGGCGCGGTGGGAGGCAAGACTTCATTGCTTATGGATCCTGACCTACCGATATCAACAGATTCCCAAAGCTCTAGTGACGTTATAACTGGATTACTGGATGGGATACTTGAAAAAGTTGACAGGCTCGCAG ttgcgGATGGTGATGATGACATTGCTGGTGATAAACAAGAGATCGAGACTGACGATTAA
- the LOC131789743 gene encoding uncharacterized protein isoform X1 has product MFGSSQNTTFGTGANRPSMFGSSQNTTFGTGANRPSIFGSSQNTTFGTGANRPSMFGSSQNTTFGTGANRPSMFGSSQNTTFGTGANRPSMFGSSQNTTFGTGATFSSGLSSGSTSNLFGGFGSTAAPGLFGQESTTQEKSSNSGTDVKFIVVKGTDSIIENGITINMSVGYQCITFMSTYNRKSLEELRIEDYYNTGRACIPAEAEENSSEEPSEFEKALEKQKKYICPEHDEVLKVYCHTDNCLICLVCQAYGEHTDHKCELVVNMATGAREELFSETKKLEDHFELIKKSRRKLKDKKDSILQTQLYLRDRVAKHMALLRTCLNSGERALKSEIDDKTNEKIAPMDAQDRVMANVEEKCDLAYSLIEKCKKNDTALVEEKPNIFKLIEEVSSFIQKCELESVETDSLTCYFEYKLFDMLKTQIGGVRVLKPGKKEGSIYGFNEHEMLEEGKTKDAEVQTDADDHQERTDHAHSEISPQGLDVAVDFGAVGGKTSLLMDPDLPISTDSQSSSDVITGLLDGILEKVDRLAVADGDDDIAGDKQEIETDD; this is encoded by the exons ATGTTTGGATCTTCGCAAAATACAACCTTTGGCACAGGAGCAA ATCGTCCGAGCATGTTTGGATCTTCGCAAAATACAACCTTTGGCACAGGAGCAA ATCGTCCGAGCATATTTGGATCTTCGCAAAATACAACCTTTGGCACAGGAGCAA ATCGTCCGAGCATGTTTGGATCTTCGCAAAATACAACCTTTGGCACAGGAGCAA ATCGTCCGAGCATGTTTGGATCTTCGCAAAATACAACCTTTGGCACAGGAGCAA ATCGTCCGAGCATGTTTGGATCTTCGCAAAATACAACCTTTGGCACAGGAGCAA CTTTTTCAAGTGGCTTGTCCTCCGGAAGTACATCCAACTTGTTTGGAGGGTTTGGAAGTACAGCTGCTCCAGGTCTTTTTGGACAAGAATCAACTACTCAGG AAAAATCAAGTAACAGTGGGACAGATGTTAAGTTCATT GTTGTCAAAGGCACTGACTCTATCATTGAGAATGGCATAACCATCAACATGAGTGTCGGATATCAATGTATCACTTTTATGTCAACTTATAATAGGAAGAGCTTAGAG GAGCTCAGAATAGAAGATTACTATAACACAGGGCGCGCATGTATACCAGCTGAAG CGgaggaaaattcaagtgaagAGCCTTCAGAATTCGAAAAGGCCTTGGAAAAGCAGAAGAAATACATTTGTCCGGAGCACGATGAAGTTTTGAAAGTGTACTGTCACACTGATAATTGTCTTATTTGCCTAGTCTGTCAG GCATATGGCGAACATACCGATCATAAATGTGAGCTTGTTGTCAACATGGCCACCGGAGCACGAGAGGAACTTTTCAGCGAAACTAAAAAGTTAGAGGATCATTTCGAGTTGATCAAGAAGTCTAGAAGGAAACTAAAGGATAAGAAAGACTCCATTTTGCAAACTCAACTTTACCTACGTGACAGAGTTGCGAAACACATGGCTTTGCTAAGAACATGCTTGAATAGCGGAGAGAGAGCGCTGAAGAGTGAGATTGATGACAAAACTAACGAGAAGATAGCACCCATGGACGCTCAGGATAG AGTCATGGCAAATGTTGAAGAGAAGTGTGATTTGGCTTACTCTTTGATCGAGAAGTGCAAAAAGAATGACACTGCTTTGGTCGAGGAGAAGCCTAACATTTTTAAACTTATTGAAGAGGTGTCGTCTTTCATTCAGAAATGTGAACTGGAATCCGTGGAAACAGACAGTCTGACATGTTACTTCGAGTATAAACTCTTTGATATGCTTAAAACACAGATTGGTGGAGTGAGGGTGTTGAAGCCAGGCAAAAAAG AGGGCTCTATCTACGGCTTCAACGAGCATGAGATGTTGGAGGAAGGGAAAACCAAAGATGCAGAGGTTCAGACCGACGCCGACGATCACCAGGAAAGAACAGATCATGCACATTCTGAAATTTCCCCGCAAGGACTAGATGTAGCCGTTGACTTTGGCGCGGTGGGAGGCAAGACTTCATTGCTTATGGATCCTGACCTACCGATATCAACAGATTCCCAAAGCTCTAGTGACGTTATAACTGGATTACTGGATGGGATACTTGAAAAAGTTGACAGGCTCGCAG ttgcgGATGGTGATGATGACATTGCTGGTGATAAACAAGAGATCGAGACTGACGATTAA
- the LOC131789743 gene encoding uncharacterized protein isoform X7 — MFGSSQNTTFGTGANRPSIFGSSQNTTFGTGANRPSMFGSSQNTTFGTGANRPSMFGSSQNTTFGTGATFSSGLSSGSTSNLFGGFGSTAAPGLFGQESTTQEKSSNSGTDVKFIVVKGTDSIIENGITINMSVGYQCITFMSTYNRKSLEELRIEDYYNTGRACIPAEAEENSSEEPSEFEKALEKQKKYICPEHDEVLKVYCHTDNCLICLVCQAYGEHTDHKCELVVNMATGAREELFSETKKLEDHFELIKKSRRKLKDKKDSILQTQLYLRDRVAKHMALLRTCLNSGERALKSEIDDKTNEKIAPMDAQDRVMANVEEKCDLAYSLIEKCKKNDTALVEEKPNIFKLIEEVSSFIQKCELESVETDSLTCYFEYKLFDMLKTQIGGVRVLKPGKKEGSIYGFNEHEMLEEGKTKDAEVQTDADDHQERTDHAHSEISPQGLDVAVDFGAVGGKTSLLMDPDLPISTDSQSSSDVITGLLDGILEKVDRLAVADGDDDIAGDKQEIETDD, encoded by the exons ATGTTTGGATCTTCGCAAAATACAACCTTTGGCACAGGAGCAA ATCGTCCGAGCATATTTGGATCTTCGCAAAATACAACCTTTGGCACAGGAGCAA ATCGTCCGAGCATGTTTGGATCTTCGCAAAATACAACCTTTGGCACAGGAGCAA ATCGTCCGAGCATGTTTGGATCTTCGCAAAATACAACCTTTGGCACAGGAGCAA CTTTTTCAAGTGGCTTGTCCTCCGGAAGTACATCCAACTTGTTTGGAGGGTTTGGAAGTACAGCTGCTCCAGGTCTTTTTGGACAAGAATCAACTACTCAGG AAAAATCAAGTAACAGTGGGACAGATGTTAAGTTCATT GTTGTCAAAGGCACTGACTCTATCATTGAGAATGGCATAACCATCAACATGAGTGTCGGATATCAATGTATCACTTTTATGTCAACTTATAATAGGAAGAGCTTAGAG GAGCTCAGAATAGAAGATTACTATAACACAGGGCGCGCATGTATACCAGCTGAAG CGgaggaaaattcaagtgaagAGCCTTCAGAATTCGAAAAGGCCTTGGAAAAGCAGAAGAAATACATTTGTCCGGAGCACGATGAAGTTTTGAAAGTGTACTGTCACACTGATAATTGTCTTATTTGCCTAGTCTGTCAG GCATATGGCGAACATACCGATCATAAATGTGAGCTTGTTGTCAACATGGCCACCGGAGCACGAGAGGAACTTTTCAGCGAAACTAAAAAGTTAGAGGATCATTTCGAGTTGATCAAGAAGTCTAGAAGGAAACTAAAGGATAAGAAAGACTCCATTTTGCAAACTCAACTTTACCTACGTGACAGAGTTGCGAAACACATGGCTTTGCTAAGAACATGCTTGAATAGCGGAGAGAGAGCGCTGAAGAGTGAGATTGATGACAAAACTAACGAGAAGATAGCACCCATGGACGCTCAGGATAG AGTCATGGCAAATGTTGAAGAGAAGTGTGATTTGGCTTACTCTTTGATCGAGAAGTGCAAAAAGAATGACACTGCTTTGGTCGAGGAGAAGCCTAACATTTTTAAACTTATTGAAGAGGTGTCGTCTTTCATTCAGAAATGTGAACTGGAATCCGTGGAAACAGACAGTCTGACATGTTACTTCGAGTATAAACTCTTTGATATGCTTAAAACACAGATTGGTGGAGTGAGGGTGTTGAAGCCAGGCAAAAAAG AGGGCTCTATCTACGGCTTCAACGAGCATGAGATGTTGGAGGAAGGGAAAACCAAAGATGCAGAGGTTCAGACCGACGCCGACGATCACCAGGAAAGAACAGATCATGCACATTCTGAAATTTCCCCGCAAGGACTAGATGTAGCCGTTGACTTTGGCGCGGTGGGAGGCAAGACTTCATTGCTTATGGATCCTGACCTACCGATATCAACAGATTCCCAAAGCTCTAGTGACGTTATAACTGGATTACTGGATGGGATACTTGAAAAAGTTGACAGGCTCGCAG ttgcgGATGGTGATGATGACATTGCTGGTGATAAACAAGAGATCGAGACTGACGATTAA
- the LOC131789743 gene encoding uncharacterized protein isoform X13 — MFGSSQNTTFGTGANRPSMFGSSQNTTFGTGANRPSMFGSSQNTTFGTGATFSSGLSSGSTSNLFGGFGSTAAPGLFGQESTTQEKSSNSGTDVKFIVVKGTDSIIENGITINMSVGYQCITFMSTYNRKSLEELRIEDYYNTGRACIPAEAEENSSEEPSEFEKALEKQKKYICPEHDEVLKVYCHTDNCLICLVCQAYGEHTDHKCELVVNMATGAREELFSETKKLEDHFELIKKSRRKLKDKKDSILQTQLYLRDRVAKHMALLRTCLNSGERALKSEIDDKTNEKIAPMDAQDRVMANVEEKCDLAYSLIEKCKKNDTALVEEKPNIFKLIEEVSSFIQKCELESVETDSLTCYFEYKLFDMLKTQIGGVRVLKPGKKEGSIYGFNEHEMLEEGKTKDAEVQTDADDHQERTDHAHSEISPQGLDVAVDFGAVGGKTSLLMDPDLPISTDSQSSSDVITGLLDGILEKVDRLAVADGDDDIAGDKQEIETDD; from the exons ATGTTTGGATCTTCGCAAAATACAACCTTTGGCACAGGAGCAA ATCGTCCGAGCATGTTTGGATCTTCGCAAAATACAACCTTTGGCACAGGAGCAA ATCGTCCGAGCATGTTTGGATCTTCGCAAAATACAACCTTTGGCACAGGAGCAA CTTTTTCAAGTGGCTTGTCCTCCGGAAGTACATCCAACTTGTTTGGAGGGTTTGGAAGTACAGCTGCTCCAGGTCTTTTTGGACAAGAATCAACTACTCAGG AAAAATCAAGTAACAGTGGGACAGATGTTAAGTTCATT GTTGTCAAAGGCACTGACTCTATCATTGAGAATGGCATAACCATCAACATGAGTGTCGGATATCAATGTATCACTTTTATGTCAACTTATAATAGGAAGAGCTTAGAG GAGCTCAGAATAGAAGATTACTATAACACAGGGCGCGCATGTATACCAGCTGAAG CGgaggaaaattcaagtgaagAGCCTTCAGAATTCGAAAAGGCCTTGGAAAAGCAGAAGAAATACATTTGTCCGGAGCACGATGAAGTTTTGAAAGTGTACTGTCACACTGATAATTGTCTTATTTGCCTAGTCTGTCAG GCATATGGCGAACATACCGATCATAAATGTGAGCTTGTTGTCAACATGGCCACCGGAGCACGAGAGGAACTTTTCAGCGAAACTAAAAAGTTAGAGGATCATTTCGAGTTGATCAAGAAGTCTAGAAGGAAACTAAAGGATAAGAAAGACTCCATTTTGCAAACTCAACTTTACCTACGTGACAGAGTTGCGAAACACATGGCTTTGCTAAGAACATGCTTGAATAGCGGAGAGAGAGCGCTGAAGAGTGAGATTGATGACAAAACTAACGAGAAGATAGCACCCATGGACGCTCAGGATAG AGTCATGGCAAATGTTGAAGAGAAGTGTGATTTGGCTTACTCTTTGATCGAGAAGTGCAAAAAGAATGACACTGCTTTGGTCGAGGAGAAGCCTAACATTTTTAAACTTATTGAAGAGGTGTCGTCTTTCATTCAGAAATGTGAACTGGAATCCGTGGAAACAGACAGTCTGACATGTTACTTCGAGTATAAACTCTTTGATATGCTTAAAACACAGATTGGTGGAGTGAGGGTGTTGAAGCCAGGCAAAAAAG AGGGCTCTATCTACGGCTTCAACGAGCATGAGATGTTGGAGGAAGGGAAAACCAAAGATGCAGAGGTTCAGACCGACGCCGACGATCACCAGGAAAGAACAGATCATGCACATTCTGAAATTTCCCCGCAAGGACTAGATGTAGCCGTTGACTTTGGCGCGGTGGGAGGCAAGACTTCATTGCTTATGGATCCTGACCTACCGATATCAACAGATTCCCAAAGCTCTAGTGACGTTATAACTGGATTACTGGATGGGATACTTGAAAAAGTTGACAGGCTCGCAG ttgcgGATGGTGATGATGACATTGCTGGTGATAAACAAGAGATCGAGACTGACGATTAA
- the LOC131789743 gene encoding uncharacterized protein isoform X18 codes for MFGSSQNTTFGTGANRPSMFGSSQNTTFGTGATFSSGLSSGSTSNLFGGFGSTAAPGLFGQESTTQEKSSNSGTDVKFIVVKGTDSIIENGITINMSVGYQCITFMSTYNRKSLEELRIEDYYNTGRACIPAEAEENSSEEPSEFEKALEKQKKYICPEHDEVLKVYCHTDNCLICLVCQAYGEHTDHKCELVVNMATGAREELFSETKKLEDHFELIKKSRRKLKDKKDSILQTQLYLRDRVAKHMALLRTCLNSGERALKSEIDDKTNEKIAPMDAQDRVMANVEEKCDLAYSLIEKCKKNDTALVEEKPNIFKLIEEVSSFIQKCELESVETDSLTCYFEYKLFDMLKTQIGGVRVLKPGKKEGSIYGFNEHEMLEEGKTKDAEVQTDADDHQERTDHAHSEISPQGLDVAVDFGAVGGKTSLLMDPDLPISTDSQSSSDVITGLLDGILEKVDRLAVADGDDDIAGDKQEIETDD; via the exons ATGTTTGGATCTTCGCAAAATACAACCTTTGGCACAGGAGCAA ATCGTCCGAGCATGTTTGGATCTTCGCAAAATACAACCTTTGGCACAGGAGCAA CTTTTTCAAGTGGCTTGTCCTCCGGAAGTACATCCAACTTGTTTGGAGGGTTTGGAAGTACAGCTGCTCCAGGTCTTTTTGGACAAGAATCAACTACTCAGG AAAAATCAAGTAACAGTGGGACAGATGTTAAGTTCATT GTTGTCAAAGGCACTGACTCTATCATTGAGAATGGCATAACCATCAACATGAGTGTCGGATATCAATGTATCACTTTTATGTCAACTTATAATAGGAAGAGCTTAGAG GAGCTCAGAATAGAAGATTACTATAACACAGGGCGCGCATGTATACCAGCTGAAG CGgaggaaaattcaagtgaagAGCCTTCAGAATTCGAAAAGGCCTTGGAAAAGCAGAAGAAATACATTTGTCCGGAGCACGATGAAGTTTTGAAAGTGTACTGTCACACTGATAATTGTCTTATTTGCCTAGTCTGTCAG GCATATGGCGAACATACCGATCATAAATGTGAGCTTGTTGTCAACATGGCCACCGGAGCACGAGAGGAACTTTTCAGCGAAACTAAAAAGTTAGAGGATCATTTCGAGTTGATCAAGAAGTCTAGAAGGAAACTAAAGGATAAGAAAGACTCCATTTTGCAAACTCAACTTTACCTACGTGACAGAGTTGCGAAACACATGGCTTTGCTAAGAACATGCTTGAATAGCGGAGAGAGAGCGCTGAAGAGTGAGATTGATGACAAAACTAACGAGAAGATAGCACCCATGGACGCTCAGGATAG AGTCATGGCAAATGTTGAAGAGAAGTGTGATTTGGCTTACTCTTTGATCGAGAAGTGCAAAAAGAATGACACTGCTTTGGTCGAGGAGAAGCCTAACATTTTTAAACTTATTGAAGAGGTGTCGTCTTTCATTCAGAAATGTGAACTGGAATCCGTGGAAACAGACAGTCTGACATGTTACTTCGAGTATAAACTCTTTGATATGCTTAAAACACAGATTGGTGGAGTGAGGGTGTTGAAGCCAGGCAAAAAAG AGGGCTCTATCTACGGCTTCAACGAGCATGAGATGTTGGAGGAAGGGAAAACCAAAGATGCAGAGGTTCAGACCGACGCCGACGATCACCAGGAAAGAACAGATCATGCACATTCTGAAATTTCCCCGCAAGGACTAGATGTAGCCGTTGACTTTGGCGCGGTGGGAGGCAAGACTTCATTGCTTATGGATCCTGACCTACCGATATCAACAGATTCCCAAAGCTCTAGTGACGTTATAACTGGATTACTGGATGGGATACTTGAAAAAGTTGACAGGCTCGCAG ttgcgGATGGTGATGATGACATTGCTGGTGATAAACAAGAGATCGAGACTGACGATTAA
- the LOC131789743 gene encoding uncharacterized protein isoform X9, with protein MFGSSQNTTFGTGANRPSMFGSSQNTTFGTGANRPSIFGSSQNTTFGTGANRPSMFGSSQNTTFGTGATFSSGLSSGSTSNLFGGFGSTAAPGLFGQESTTQEKSSNSGTDVKFIVVKGTDSIIENGITINMSVGYQCITFMSTYNRKSLEELRIEDYYNTGRACIPAEAEENSSEEPSEFEKALEKQKKYICPEHDEVLKVYCHTDNCLICLVCQAYGEHTDHKCELVVNMATGAREELFSETKKLEDHFELIKKSRRKLKDKKDSILQTQLYLRDRVAKHMALLRTCLNSGERALKSEIDDKTNEKIAPMDAQDRVMANVEEKCDLAYSLIEKCKKNDTALVEEKPNIFKLIEEVSSFIQKCELESVETDSLTCYFEYKLFDMLKTQIGGVRVLKPGKKEGSIYGFNEHEMLEEGKTKDAEVQTDADDHQERTDHAHSEISPQGLDVAVDFGAVGGKTSLLMDPDLPISTDSQSSSDVITGLLDGILEKVDRLAVADGDDDIAGDKQEIETDD; from the exons ATGTTTGGATCTTCGCAAAATACAACCTTTGGCACAGGAGCAA ATCGTCCGAGCATGTTTGGATCTTCGCAAAATACAACCTTTGGCACAGGAGCAA ATCGTCCGAGCATATTTGGATCTTCGCAAAATACAACCTTTGGCACAGGAGCAA ATCGTCCGAGCATGTTTGGATCTTCGCAAAATACAACCTTTGGCACAGGAGCAA CTTTTTCAAGTGGCTTGTCCTCCGGAAGTACATCCAACTTGTTTGGAGGGTTTGGAAGTACAGCTGCTCCAGGTCTTTTTGGACAAGAATCAACTACTCAGG AAAAATCAAGTAACAGTGGGACAGATGTTAAGTTCATT GTTGTCAAAGGCACTGACTCTATCATTGAGAATGGCATAACCATCAACATGAGTGTCGGATATCAATGTATCACTTTTATGTCAACTTATAATAGGAAGAGCTTAGAG GAGCTCAGAATAGAAGATTACTATAACACAGGGCGCGCATGTATACCAGCTGAAG CGgaggaaaattcaagtgaagAGCCTTCAGAATTCGAAAAGGCCTTGGAAAAGCAGAAGAAATACATTTGTCCGGAGCACGATGAAGTTTTGAAAGTGTACTGTCACACTGATAATTGTCTTATTTGCCTAGTCTGTCAG GCATATGGCGAACATACCGATCATAAATGTGAGCTTGTTGTCAACATGGCCACCGGAGCACGAGAGGAACTTTTCAGCGAAACTAAAAAGTTAGAGGATCATTTCGAGTTGATCAAGAAGTCTAGAAGGAAACTAAAGGATAAGAAAGACTCCATTTTGCAAACTCAACTTTACCTACGTGACAGAGTTGCGAAACACATGGCTTTGCTAAGAACATGCTTGAATAGCGGAGAGAGAGCGCTGAAGAGTGAGATTGATGACAAAACTAACGAGAAGATAGCACCCATGGACGCTCAGGATAG AGTCATGGCAAATGTTGAAGAGAAGTGTGATTTGGCTTACTCTTTGATCGAGAAGTGCAAAAAGAATGACACTGCTTTGGTCGAGGAGAAGCCTAACATTTTTAAACTTATTGAAGAGGTGTCGTCTTTCATTCAGAAATGTGAACTGGAATCCGTGGAAACAGACAGTCTGACATGTTACTTCGAGTATAAACTCTTTGATATGCTTAAAACACAGATTGGTGGAGTGAGGGTGTTGAAGCCAGGCAAAAAAG AGGGCTCTATCTACGGCTTCAACGAGCATGAGATGTTGGAGGAAGGGAAAACCAAAGATGCAGAGGTTCAGACCGACGCCGACGATCACCAGGAAAGAACAGATCATGCACATTCTGAAATTTCCCCGCAAGGACTAGATGTAGCCGTTGACTTTGGCGCGGTGGGAGGCAAGACTTCATTGCTTATGGATCCTGACCTACCGATATCAACAGATTCCCAAAGCTCTAGTGACGTTATAACTGGATTACTGGATGGGATACTTGAAAAAGTTGACAGGCTCGCAG ttgcgGATGGTGATGATGACATTGCTGGTGATAAACAAGAGATCGAGACTGACGATTAA